One stretch of Miscanthus floridulus cultivar M001 chromosome 18, ASM1932011v1, whole genome shotgun sequence DNA includes these proteins:
- the LOC136523266 gene encoding cinnamate beta-D-glucosyltransferase-like yields MAEEVTPHVAGGHVHVLLICYPSQGHINPVPLAMCIAGCSSHAPRPASSATISPPPRGCRLVATACPSVPAISGARRKQGGRRRASSGTRSLPWVTDVAADGGISSAVLWVQSCAVFSHGLAEFPREDDLEGSKHVSRSRAS; encoded by the exons ATGGCTGAGGAGGTCACACCCCACGTGGCCGGTGGCCACGTccacgtcctcctcatctgctacCCGAGCCAGGGCCACATCAACCCCGTGCCTCTCGCCATGTGCATCGCGGGGTGCTCGTCACATGCTCCTCGTCCTGCGTCATCCGCGACGATCTCGCCGCCGCCTCGGGGGTGTCGGCTGGTGGCGACGGCGTGCCCTTCGGTGCCGGCCATATCCG GCGCCAGGCGGAAGCAGGGCGGCCGGAGGCGTGCATCATCGGGAACCCGTTCACTGCCGTGGGTGACCGACGTCGCGGCCGATGGTGGCATCTCCTCGGCAGTGCTATGGGTTCAGTCGTGCGCCGTGTTCTCGCACGGGCTGGCGGAGTTCCCTCGCGAGGACGACCTCGAAGGCTCGAAGCACGTTTCACGCTCTCGGGCCTCCTGA